Part of the Aquimarina sp. MAR_2010_214 genome is shown below.
ATAATCTGTTGATTTAAACTGAAAGTGAGTTAACCTTAACCCGGGAGAGAAACTTAATGAATTGGTAATTTTCCAATCATCTTCGAGATATAACGCACTCTCCAGAGATTCGATTTTTTGTGTAATATCAGAATTATTTACTCCTGTTTGTCTTATCCGGGATTGTTTTGGTACAAAATTATGATATGTAGATGCCAACCCAAATTTTATGGAATGCCTAGGGCTTGGATAATAATCAAAATCCGCTTTAATACCGTAGTCATTGATTCCTGAGTCTGTTTTAAATTTAAAAATTTCATTATTAAACTTTTCATCGAACTTTATCCCAAAATTATAATTACTAAAAATTAAAGAAGTATTAGAGAAAAACTTATCGCTAAATTGATGATTCCAACGTAATGTAGAAGTAATATTACCCCAAAACAATTTTGTTTCAGAATCATTTCTTTCTTCTTTATTAACTGCTTTAAATTTATCCTGTCCAAAATAATTACTCCAGTATAGTTTATTTTTTTCATTAAAAACGTGGTGTATTTTAAAATTAAGGTCCATAAAATAATAACCTAACTTAAAATTAGATGTTTGAAAAGGCTTAGACAATAGATCTGCATATGTTCTGCGCCCACTAAAAATAAACGAAGTTTTTCCTTTATTTATTGGTCCTTCGACCAAGAGAGAAGAAGATATCAATCCAACGTTTATTTTTCCACTCAACCTTTCTTTATTCCCATTTTTTGTATCTATTTTAAGCACAGAAGATAACCTACCGCCAAATCTTGCCGGAAACCCTCCTTTATAGGTTTCTATAGACTTAATAGCATCTCCATTAAATACTGAAAATATTCCGAATAAATGATTTGAGTTGTATACCGGTGCTTCATCCAATATGATCAAATTCTGATCCGGGGTTCCTCCTCTTACAAAGAATCCTGCACTTCCTTCATTACCTCGCTGAATCCCAGGTAATAACTGCAATGCTTTGATGACATCTTTTTCTCCCAAAATAGCAGGAATATCCTCTATTTCTGAAGGTTTTATAGACACAACACTCATCTGAGTTACTTGGCTTTCATTCGCTCTTCTATCCCCATCTATAATAACTTCATCTAGGCTTTCGGCCTCTAGCTCCATATCAAAATTGAGTGTGAGGTCATTGTTAAGATCAATCGATTGTTTAATGGTACCATATCCAATATACGATACAATCAATTCATGTGTTCCCCCAGGAATGGTAAGTGAAAAGAATCCGTAGTCATTGGTAGTGGTCCCCACCGTACTACCTGGAATATAAATTGATACACCCGGTAAATATTCCTGACTACCAGATTCTTTTACATACCCACTAATTGTATATTTTTCTGATGTTTTTTGTTGGCTAAATATTTTACTAAAGCCCATAAGTACCACCCAAAAGGCAAGAATTACTTGTTTTGTTTTCAATTTTCTAAAAAATTTAATGATTATATATTCAAAATACCTATTATGACCAAGTCACGGATTTTTTTATATTCTATAGTGATATCACAATACTATTCTTTGAATCCATAATCGCTGAATCTTATGATAATATGAAGTATTGTCAGAACTCTGAGAAGCCCATTGTTGTACAAACGTTTCCTCTTCTGGTGTTGCTTTATCTGAAAAATATTTAATCAAAGCATATTCTAAGTTAATTTGGTTGTGCATATTCATAACAGATTTCATTTTAATAAAAATTATATGTTATTCTTCTTTCTGTAACAAAGCATTTTGCTTCATTCCCGTATCGTTGCTTATATGACGAATAGAAAAGAAGTTACACGTAACCAAAAATGAAAAAAAATGAAAAAAAAAACTATAAAAAACTGATAATCAGAATTATAAAAACAAAAAGGACTACTGATTTTATTTTTTTAAGAGCATTACTAATATGAGTTTCTACGGTTCTCTTGCTAATATTAAGTTCGTCGGCAATCTCTTGATTGGTTTTTCCTTCGAACCTACTTAGCATAAAGATTTTTTGATTTTGATCAGGAAGAGCTCTGATGGCTTTGTAGATTTTTTCTTGTAGTTCTGTTTTTTCTATTTCATCAATATCTTCTTCTACAAGAATTGAGGATTCTTTTTGAATGATATCCTTATGTTGTTGACGAATATTATGAATTTTGATATGATCCAGACATCTATTTTTCACAGATGTATATAGAAATGATTTTAAAGAAGTGTGGATGATAAGTTCATCTTTTCTTTCATATAGTTTTATAAATACTTCTTGTGTGATATCCTGTGCTGTATCAAGATCCAGAACGTATTTTTTGGCATATATAGTAAGTACTTTAAAATATTCCTTAAATACAGATTCAAAAACTTTGACATTTTTGTTTTTGATTTGTTCTATGATAAGTTGATCACCCAAATGTTGATTTTGAAAATTATGCTATCAAGTATCTTGCAAAGATAAAATTACATTACAATAAAAAAAACGGGAAACTTACATATATGTTACAAAAGCATTCAATTTGCAACTATTCTTTGCACCCATTTCTCTCGTAATTTTCTAATTTTCAACTATTCAAACATACATAAGAATTAATACGCTTAACCTGTTTTATATATTAAAATTTGCTGTAAAGATCATATCATTTATTTCAATGATATAGACACTTAGTACATTTATACCAATAGTTTTCTTCTAACCGGAGTAAAAAGAGTCTATTCATTTTCACAAACCTTATTAATATACCATCATCCTTACATAACAGCATATTTTCACGTAACTTTTTGGTTATTTATATTGTAAACAATTAAGTTTGAAGAACGGAAAACAAAAATTAGAACTATTTTTCACAAAGTAGTTTGATTTCAGTAAACTTATCAAACGTGGGAAGAAAATCTATACTTAAAAATAGAAAAGAAAAGAATATAAAAGTAGAGCAATGGACCCTTGCTATACTCCCAAAATTAAAGACTACAGATTTAGGTGAATTAACCATGGATGATCTGGCTTTACTAATGAAAAAAAGCAAATCTACTATATATCAGTATTTTACAACTAAAGAAGAAATTTTTGAATATATCACACAAGTAAGAATAGATTATTTATACACCTATAAAAATCAGATTACAGAAGAGATTCTGAAACTAGATTACAAGTGTGAAACTTTAGGGCGTATCCTTTTAGAAGGGACTAAAGATGTTTCTTCTTTTTTTTTAAGACAATTACAACAACATTATCCAACGGCATGGAAAATTATTGAAGAATTTTTGTCCTCATTTCTCGAAGATTTAAAACAATTTTACATTTTAGGAATAAAAAACAATATTTTCAAACCCGTATCATCAGAACTTCTAGTCAAACTAGATGAATATTTTATTAGACAGCTAATTACTGATGACAATTTTTTTAACCAGACCAAAGAAACATTAGAGTCTATAATTAGAGATTATATGTATTTAAAATTTGAAGGATTAAAAAAATAGAATTGCTTTTATAATAAGTATACCTATAAGTAAAAACTTATAGGTATACCATTCATATTAGCGTTTAACAAATTAAGCTTACCTGATCACAATTCTGGTTGTATTTGCTACTGCTCCATCTCCAAAAATCTTAACTAAGTACATTCCTGATTTAAGGTTTTCTAAAGACAAAGTTTGTTGGGAATCATTTAGTGTTCCAATATTTTTTGAGTATACAAGTCTACCACTTATGCCATATATTTCGACTACGCTATTGTTAATTACAGTTCCAGACGAAATTTGCACTTCTCCATTAGAAATCGTTGGATATAAAAGAGCTCCTTCCGAACTTCGAAGAGGTTTTTCTACTTCTTCCACTTCTTCTGCTACCAATTGTTTTTCTGGAGCATTTATAGAGCGAATAGCCCAACCGAAAGAAGTAAATAAAGGATCGGAAACTAACCGAAAACGTACTGCAATAACATCTCCTTCCTGAAAGAAATCTAATAAATTGATCGATTGCTCTTTAAACAATTCATCACTTATTGATGGAGCGGGCCCAGAATTAAAGGCATCTGTCCACTCTGGAAATCTTTGTGCATCATAAGTATCTAATCGTACCCAATCTTTTAAGTTACTAGAAGCTTCTATAGTTACGTAATCATAAAATTGCCCAGGTGCAGGGTCAAATTCTGTAATTGCAACATCTTCATAGGTAAAACTTCCATTTTCTGTATTAACTATAATAGGATGTCTTAAAACAGTACGATATTCTGAATCGTTTAAATATGGATGTGCAGAATTATTAAGAACTGCCTGACTTACCGTTTCATTAATTGTATTGATCACAAATTCTCCTCCATAAGTATACACATCAGATATGTCAAAAGTTTCAATAGAGACAAGATTTTTTGGAGCTGTATAATCAATAATATTAAATGAAGTTGAAGAAATAACGGAAGTATTTCCTGCACTATCAACAGCCTGTAAACCAACCTTATAATTTCCTTCTGCCAAATTTTCTATTATATATAAAAACTCGGTACCTTGATCTATGTTATCTGTAATCTGAGTAATTTCTTCTCCATCCAAATACACTACTATTCTCTCAATATCCTGATTTTCCTGCACATAAGTAATCTCTGCATTTTGATTTTCTACCGACTCCTGTGCAACAATAGCAATTGTTGGAGGTGCGTAATATGTAGGAGGTTCATATCCTTCAAGTTCTTCTAAAGTAGCGGTCCAGATACCTCTACCATGAGTTGCCATAACTACTTCATCATTTACGATTTTCATTTGCCAAACAGAAAAAGCTGGTAATCCAGCCAATAATGACCAATGCGCTCCTCCATCTAATGTTTGAAATACTCCAATATCTGTTCCTACCCAAATTCTATTTTCATCAAATGGCATTTCTACCAAACTATGTATTGCTACATCCGGAAATCCTCTATCTTCTCCTGTAGAAAACCCTGAAATATCTACCCAGGTTTGCCCTAAATCTTCTGTCTTTAATATTTTAGCTGCTCCTTGTCCTGAGAATAATGCATAAGCTCTATTCTCATTTGTAGAAGAAGTTTCTACTCCTGAAATAAGATAATTATGATTAACACCATCTCTTGGGTCAGAGAATAATGCCGTAGGTTCATAAGACACTCCATTATTCTTAGAAACATGCATCACATAACTTCCAGATTCTGTCATTGCATTACCAGCCCATACAATATCTGGATTAGCTGTAGATACAGAGGCATCTAATGAACTTGAAGCTCCTACCGAAAAATTGCTAGGAATAGAAGTTAATTCCCATGATTTTGCAAAATCGGGGGATCTCCAGACCCCACTAATAGAAGGGCTAAAAAGTACATTAGGATTATTATTTGAATTCGTGATTTTTGAATAAAAAGGTGATGTTCCTCTTCCTGATTCTCCATGCCTGGCATTAAATCCATTACCATTCTCATAACGTACAAAACTATTATATTGAGAACCTCCTATAAATTCATTAGGATTATCATAATTCCATAGTACTTCAAACCCGTCTCCACCAATAATAAACTGATACCCGGTTTCATCATTTGCTCCATTTTCGGTAAGTGATATCCAGGTTCCATTATCTTGCGCTCCAGCCATGTAATCTTCTGTACCATTACGTTTATCGGCTCCATAAAACTGCGTACAGTTAAGCCCTACTGCAGAAGTAGACCAATCATTAAGTGTTGTTCCTGGTTCAAACAGATAATCAGTATGATATATACCTCCGTCATTAGCAAGGATTAATTTAAACTTCTTTTCTTTTCTTTTTTTAATCCATGTTAAACCATGTTGATCTACGTGAACATAATTATTTAATTCACCATTATAACCTGCTGCAATAGGCTGAAAAGTATAACTCACCGGCCCATCTTTACTTTTAGTTCCTGTTCCTGCTTTAACTATTTGTACTCTATGCATTACCACTCCTCCTGCATAAAAAACATTTTCATTAAAAGGGTGTGCTCTTATTATATTGTCATACCATCCTTGTCCTGTAATCAAATTTCCTGCTGCCGGAGTCCCTTCGTAACCAATTAATCTAAATGTTTTTCCTGCATCGCTGGTAAGGTAAAAATCTGTATTCACTGCAGTAGTTGCTCCTCCACTAGCTGTATACACCGAAATAAAAACTCTGTTTGGATTAGCTGGAGAAACATCAAGTTCAAAACGAGAATGGTTTGAGTTGTAGTCATCTCTATTCAACACTAAATCCCATGTCAATCCACCGTCTGTACTTTTTATAACCCCAACACTATTTACTCCTCCATATAGCGTGTTAAAATTTGTTGGATCATAATTCAAATCCTGAACGTTTCCTGCATTATATGTATGCTGCCATGTTGTTCCACCATCAGTAGTAACATAAATACCATTTCTACTTGCTACAACAAGG
Proteins encoded:
- a CDS encoding TonB-dependent receptor; translation: MKTKQVILAFWVVLMGFSKIFSQQKTSEKYTISGYVKESGSQEYLPGVSIYIPGSTVGTTTNDYGFFSLTIPGGTHELIVSYIGYGTIKQSIDLNNDLTLNFDMELEAESLDEVIIDGDRRANESQVTQMSVVSIKPSEIEDIPAILGEKDVIKALQLLPGIQRGNEGSAGFFVRGGTPDQNLIILDEAPVYNSNHLFGIFSVFNGDAIKSIETYKGGFPARFGGRLSSVLKIDTKNGNKERLSGKINVGLISSSLLVEGPINKGKTSFIFSGRRTYADLLSKPFQTSNFKLGYYFMDLNFKIHHVFNEKNKLYWSNYFGQDKFKAVNKEERNDSETKLFWGNITSTLRWNHQFSDKFFSNTSLIFSNYNFGIKFDEKFNNEIFKFKTDSGINDYGIKADFDYYPSPRHSIKFGLASTYHNFVPKQSRIRQTGVNNSDITQKIESLESALYLEDDWKITNSLSFSPGLRLTHFQFKSTDYLNLEPRATIAWNVKPDLALKASYSKMNQYIHLLSNSGIGLPTDLWVSSTDKLKPQVSEQYALGVAKDFMDDGYSITVEGYYKKMDDVIAYKEGASFLLLEDLGTGKEIDWEDNITTGQGWAYGTEILLRKKTGKLTGWLGYTLSWSERQFEELNQGRKFFSKYDRRHDLSLVGIYKPNDRITLSGTWLFSSGNNFNLPDTESLSNTSNFPITIPDLSSGGTPFSTERNNFRGENYHRLDLGIQFHKRFSKNRERTWGFSIYNIYGKKNPFYYYFEDTKLKKVSILQFVPSINYTYKF
- a CDS encoding T9SS type A sorting domain-containing protein, with protein sequence MTHKFYFRKLAILIFLLIVYSACDKNSEQRNTETSAVNVKTTKKRKTNKDYSKKKGIEVIAEYKANLLKPIGAEESTYKDGFLMTEHRKAMKNRSTAKNSSIIKWKERGPVNVPGRIRGIVVAPDNDDKWYAGTVGGGLWVTEDAGTTWENLTDYKIPNLSTSTVAVGTNDPKTLYVGTGEPFNNLDAIGGVGVLKSVNGGRSWEYLNKTKDFGGIGRIALNPQDENNLVVASRNGIYVTTDGGTTWQHTYNAGNVQDLNYDPTNFNTLYGGVNSVGVIKSTDGGLTWDLVLNRDDYNSNHSRFELDVSPANPNRVFISVYTASGGATTAVNTDFYLTSDAGKTFRLIGYEGTPAAGNLITGQGWYDNIIRAHPFNENVFYAGGVVMHRVQIVKAGTGTKSKDGPVSYTFQPIAAGYNGELNNYVHVDQHGLTWIKKRKEKKFKLILANDGGIYHTDYLFEPGTTLNDWSTSAVGLNCTQFYGADKRNGTEDYMAGAQDNGTWISLTENGANDETGYQFIIGGDGFEVLWNYDNPNEFIGGSQYNSFVRYENGNGFNARHGESGRGTSPFYSKITNSNNNPNVLFSPSISGVWRSPDFAKSWELTSIPSNFSVGASSSLDASVSTANPDIVWAGNAMTESGSYVMHVSKNNGVSYEPTALFSDPRDGVNHNYLISGVETSSTNENRAYALFSGQGAAKILKTEDLGQTWVDISGFSTGEDRGFPDVAIHSLVEMPFDENRIWVGTDIGVFQTLDGGAHWSLLAGLPAFSVWQMKIVNDEVVMATHGRGIWTATLEELEGYEPPTYYAPPTIAIVAQESVENQNAEITYVQENQDIERIVVYLDGEEITQITDNIDQGTEFLYIIENLAEGNYKVGLQAVDSAGNTSVISSTSFNIIDYTAPKNLVSIETFDISDVYTYGGEFVINTINETVSQAVLNNSAHPYLNDSEYRTVLRHPIIVNTENGSFTYEDVAITEFDPAPGQFYDYVTIEASSNLKDWVRLDTYDAQRFPEWTDAFNSGPAPSISDELFKEQSINLLDFFQEGDVIAVRFRLVSDPLFTSFGWAIRSINAPEKQLVAEEVEEVEKPLRSSEGALLYPTISNGEVQISSGTVINNSVVEIYGISGRLVYSKNIGTLNDSQQTLSLENLKSGMYLVKIFGDGAVANTTRIVIR
- a CDS encoding RNA polymerase sigma-70 factor; translation: MGDQLIIEQIKNKNVKVFESVFKEYFKVLTIYAKKYVLDLDTAQDITQEVFIKLYERKDELIIHTSLKSFLYTSVKNRCLDHIKIHNIRQQHKDIIQKESSILVEEDIDEIEKTELQEKIYKAIRALPDQNQKIFMLSRFEGKTNQEIADELNISKRTVETHISNALKKIKSVVLFVFIILIISFL
- a CDS encoding TetR/AcrR family transcriptional regulator codes for the protein MGRKSILKNRKEKNIKVEQWTLAILPKLKTTDLGELTMDDLALLMKKSKSTIYQYFTTKEEIFEYITQVRIDYLYTYKNQITEEILKLDYKCETLGRILLEGTKDVSSFFLRQLQQHYPTAWKIIEEFLSSFLEDLKQFYILGIKNNIFKPVSSELLVKLDEYFIRQLITDDNFFNQTKETLESIIRDYMYLKFEGLKK